A genomic segment from Nicotiana sylvestris chromosome 1, ASM39365v2, whole genome shotgun sequence encodes:
- the LOC138869943 gene encoding secreted RxLR effector protein 161-like, which translates to MGLSGAKPAVTPLELNQKLTSLEYDKGIGSKVSDPLIDATCYQKLIGKLLCLTATKPDISYAVQILSQFMQTPTRSHMDAATRVVRYLKQAPGMGVIMRRGPADALTGFCDSDWAACPISRRSVSGYLVKFGDSLISWRSKKQHIVARSSAEAEYKSMASAVAEIVWLRGLFAELGTQFINQSSYFQIVKQPSKSLLTPSFMSAQSTLK; encoded by the coding sequence ATGGGCTTAAGTGGAGCAAAACCTGCAGTTACACCCCTAGAACTCAATCAGAAACTCACTTCACTTGAGTATGATAAGGGGATTGGAAGTAAAGTATCTGATCCTTTGATAGATGCCACATGCTATCAAAAGCTGATTGGCAAACTCTTATGCCTTACAGCCACCAAACCAGACATCAGTTATGCAGTACAGATTTTAAGTCAATTCATGCAGACTCCTACAAGATCTCACATGGATGCAGCAACTAGGGTAGTGAGATACCTAAAGCAGGCACCAGGAATGGGAGTGATCATGAGAAGAGGACCAGCAGATGCATTAACTGGCTTTTGTGATTCAGACTGGGCAGCATGTCCAATAAGTAGAAGGTCTGTCAGTGGGTACCTTGTTAAGTTTGGTGATTCCTTAATTTCTTGGAGGTCAAAGAAGCAACACATAGTTGCTCGAAGCAGTGCTGAAGCTGAATACAAAAGTATGGCTTCTGCAGTAGCTGAGATAGTGTGGTTGAGAGGGTTGTTTGCAGAATTAGGGACTCAATTCATCAACCAGTCATCCTATTTTCAGATAGTAAAGCAGCCATCCAAATCACTGCTAACCCCATCTTTCATGAGCGCACAAAGCACATTGAAATAG